The Phyllostomus discolor isolate MPI-MPIP mPhyDis1 chromosome 9, mPhyDis1.pri.v3, whole genome shotgun sequence nucleotide sequence AACTAAAAGACAGCAAGCATGTAAACAtgttacaggggtgtccaacctatggCCGGTGGGCCACATGCAACTCAGGGTGGCtataaatgcagcccaacacaagacggtaaacttacttaaaacattatgagatttcttgtgattatgtgtcaaaatgtacttaatgtgtggcccaagacaacacttcttccattgtggcccagggacgccaaaaggttggacattcTTGCTATATATTTAGTTCCCCTCAAGACCACAGAGCAAAAGATACATTGTTGTTATCATTGTAGTGATTCTGAAAGTCCAAaggatttggaaaatttttaattaaaattctctgCATAATCCAAGTCAATTTTTCATCAAAATGATTGGATGTATCACATCCCATGAGCTTAAATTCTGGTCCATTATAAAATTGTATTGTCTACAATACATTGTTTCAGGCACTTCATACACATCATTTcaagaagtaaaaggcattttTAGGAACATACAGCACCTAATAATACATACAACACTCCACTTTAAGAACTTAGAtgaatgttgttttgttttcactggaGCATTCCTTAACAATCATCAATGTTTTCCCATCTAAAGTAACTTCACTTGCTCTGGCCATGTGGCTTAGATAATTGAGAGTGTCATCTCACgtataccaaaaggctgcaggtttgattcccagtcagggcatatacctgggctgcaggtttgatctctggtcaggatgtacacaggaggcaacagatacatgtttctcacaccaatgtttctgtctgtctgtctgtctgtctgtctccctcttcctctctctctcaaatcaataataaaatatacttgggtgagaagtttaatttttttagtaaaaaacaAAGTGCCTTCACTTATGCTTTTATAATATTGCTTGTGCTCACCCTTTCAAGGGATTTAAGTGGTTTCTCTAACATACATCTGACATTACTCAGAAATGGGAGGATTCTACAAATATCAGAGATGACAATGTTGGTGGCATTTAATCCTTGGctcaacaaagaaatataattattcaGAGAATTTGCCTTAACTACTAATTCCGGGGAGAAACATGCTTGCAACAAAGCCATATGGGAGGATCCCAGAGAACATAGGGTGAGGAAAAAAATACTGGAGACATTCATGACTGGACTTATGAATGGTTATTTCCAGAAAAGGTAACTATATTCTGTTCTACCAGGGCCCAAGTAAAGATTGGAATTTGATTTAAGGCAAGAGTGTCCTGATCACATAGAATCCATTTGTCTTTATGGCAAATGGACACTTGACACAAGTAAGTGACTTAAAATAAGAGGAAATTCCAAAGGGGGTAGAAATATCACTCTTCTGAACATGAGCAAATCTGATGAGTTGACAATCTTCAATGTGGGGCTTTGCTACAGAGCTTCGAAATCAAGTAACAACTTTTATTAAAGTTGAAAACAGGTTGAATACATAAGAAATCTAGATTTGTTTAATCCAGAGATAGTAATAGAAAATACTACAGAGTTAACTAGTAACAACTACTAAATGTCTACAAAGGGGTATGATGACagcaagagaaggagaaggagataTTCTACTTAGAAAGGTCTCTTATTGAAGTACATTACCAAAgaatgctaaatatttttttctaataactttgaagaaaaggcaaaacaatatGGTTATGGGGTTAAATAACCAATATGGGGTTAAATGCATTTTAACCCCATGAAAACAGACTTGAAGTGAATTGCCATCTTAAAAAGGTTCATAATTCTCCCACATCCCAGGGCCACTATTCCAAGGTACTTTCTAGACTAAATCTTGGTAGTCAAACTAGGTTGGCATTCTTAACAATATGCAGGTAATAAACAAAGACTTAAACCTACATGTCTATATCACAGCCATTGGCTACTCACAGCTATTGGGCACTTGAAATGTCACTGGTCCAAATTCAGATTTCCTATAAGTATAAACTACACACCATTTAGAAGACTTTAgtacaaaaaaacccaaatatatataaataatcacAGTAACCTTTTATATTAATTACAGGATGAAACCGTAATATTTTAGATACATTAggctaaataaaatacagttttaaaattaatctcacttgtttctttctgtttgaaAGGCCAGCAAACAGGGAGGAGTGGGGGCGCAATTTGCTCCCACTTGGTACACCTCACTGACTGACCAAAGGGTTGCAAAACCTGGCATGGGCTGGAAAACTGGGCATCTGTGATTATTCTAGCCCAGATTGAACCCCATCCTCTCAgaaccacaggaaaagaaaaaacagagcccAGTCCCACTAGCCTGCAGGATCTGGGAAGACCTGCAAACCCCCCTTGGCAGGTTTacagtcagcaggaggcttttttttttcttccaagagtaAGACAAGAAAACCTGGAGCTGTAAGAAAATCAGAGcaatccagaaagaagtcagaaggcaaacaccaagaGCTgacacaaatttcactttgctatccttcagaacttgcatgttttttttattactcctcTTCCCATTTaattagtgttttttgttttcttttgtttgtttgatttgttttctttattctccctttcatattgcattttaagtttttttctttcacttcactcatattccaataacacactactcttacttagtattttactttttattctttttacacaGATTacatatttcttatcatactattgttattccaaatcccacacagcaccttccctggtcttaattcatttcaccatcttcctgaaCTTTACTACTgctgtggttaactttattttctctcacactacacccagtttctatcccttactctcactatttctcctccatctaacctcacataagcaCTGTACTTAActaaagtcagctcacattctttttcccttctaagaGTCGtatctcttttttatcttttatacaaAGTGGCCAGTTGaatgaaatatcatggttatagttgtatttctccaaaggatctcctatttgttcactacttgttagtactttaaatcccatagaatattcTTCTGCTGTCTTACTACATTCCACCTTCCCTTGAAGACTTCAGTAAGgaattttatctcattgttttctctttctcttttttttcttctttcttttctacccTCTTTCAGCCTGAgctttactccttactcttattagtttgttTCCCCCATttcctcaaaatcatttttctttactatagacatctcatattcacttattgcttttctaaaacattcttgcatccaaactctttttatgaagcaagcatcatcctaatcccaaaaccagacaaagacacaacaaagacagaaaactacaggccaacatggctcatgaacacagatgttaaaatactcaacaaaatataggcaaaccacacccagcaatacattaaaaagatcatatatcatgatcaagtaggatttaacCTAGAGacacaaggatggtacaatattctcaaatcaatcaatgtaaaacatcacaaaacaaaaggaaagacaaaaatcacatggttatgtcaatagatgcagagaaatcatttaataaggtacagcacccatttatggtaaaacattcagcaaagtaggagtagagggagcatacttcaacataataaaggccatatacaagaaacctacagctaacataaTATTCAATacgcaaaaactaaaagctttcccaccaaGCTCATGAAAAAACAAGGGtgcccgctttcaccacttctattcataTACTTttggaagtactagccacagcaatcagacaagaaaaagaaataaaaggcttccaaattggaaaggaggaaacaaaactgccactgtttgcagatgacatgattgtgtatatagaaaatcctagccctggctggcgtagctcagtggattgagcgtgggctgggaaccaaagtgtcccaggttcgattcccagccagggtacattcctgggttgcaggccataacccccagcaaccgcacattcatgtttctctctatctctctctctatctcccttccctccctaaaaataaataaataaaatctttaaaaaaaaaaagaaaatcctataggtGCCACAAAAAAagtattcaacctaataagtgaatttggcaaaataacaggatacaaagttaatattcagaaattgaaagcatttttgcacaccaaaactgaaatatcagaaacaggaattagggaaaaaatcccacttgctatagcaacaagaaaaatgaagtacctaggaataaatcttaccaaggagataaaagacctatactcagaaactacacaatactgaaaacagaaatgaaggaagacaagaataaatggaagcatataccatcttcatgaatagaaagaattaacatcattaaaatgtccacactacccaaagaaatttttaaatatattttacagattatgttattacagttgtccaatttccccccttcactcccctctactctgcaccccctgccacccacattttcctcctttagttcatggccatgtgtcatatttataggttccttagcttctacatttcccatactattcttgccctccccatctattttctacctaccatcaatgctacttattctctgtactttccccctctctcctcctcccaatcccctgttgataaccctccatgtgatctccatttctgtgcttctgttcctgttctagttgtttgcttagtttgtttttgtttttgttttaggtgtggttgttaataattgtgaattttctctcattttactcttcatatttttatcttctttttcttagataaatccctttaacatttcatataataagggcttggtgatgatgaactcctttaacttaaccttatctgggaaatactttatctgcccttccattctaaatgatagctttgctggatagagtattcttggatgtaggtgcttgcctttcatgactttgaatacttctttctagccccttcttgcctgcaaggtttcctttgaaaaatcagctgacagtcttacagagattcctttgtaggtaactgtctccttttctcttgctgcttttaagattctctccttacctttcatctgggtaatgtaattatgatgtgccttggtgttttcctccttgggtccagcttctttacccaaagaaatttttagattcaaagcaatctttattaaaatgccaatgacatatttcaaccAACATTTCAAAAAGTTACATGGAACCATCAACAACCAGGAACAGCTGCAGcaattatgagaaagaagaacaaagaaggatcacaatacctgatatcaaattatattacaaggctatTGTATTCAAAACAGGccggtactggcataagaagagacacatagaccaatggagcagaacagagagtccagaaataaacccaagtctctatggtcaattaatattcaacaaagtggaaagaagcataaaatggagtaaaaatagcctctcaacaaatggtattgggagatctggacagctacgtgcaaaaaaaaaaaaaaatgcaccaataccaccagcttacaccttacacaaaaataaactcaagatggataaaagacttaaatattaagttgcaatgccataaaagtcctagaggagaaaataggcagaaaaatctcagatattccatgcagcaatattttcaccaatatgtccttgagaccaagggacataaaggaaagaataaacaaatgggactatatcaaaataaaaagcttctgcatggctacagaaaacatcaggaaaatgaaaagggaaccaactgtatgggaaaacgtatttgccaatgacatatcagataaaaatttgatttccaaaatatataaagaactcacacaactccattccaggaagacataCAACCCAATCAATAAATGTCAAAgtacctgaacagatacttctccaaggacatacagagggccaaaagacatatgaaaggagactcagcatcactagatatcagagaaatgaaaattaaaatcacaatgagataccacttcacaccggtcagaatggccatcataaacaatgcaACAAACAAGTGCTCATGAagttgtggataaaagggaaccctattacattgttgatgggaatgcagactggtgcagccactgtggaaaacagtatggaatttcctcacaaaactaaaaatggaactgccttttgacccagcaattacattgctgggattataccctaagaatcctgaattcaaaagaacctatgcaccccaatgttcatagcagcacaatttacaacagccaaatgctagaagcaacctaagtaaccatcagtaaatgagtggataaaaaaactatggtacatttacacaatggaatgctacacagcagaaagaaagaaggagctcctacccttcatgtccaaatggatggaactggagactattatgctaagtgaaataagccaggcagtgaaagacaaataccatatgatctcacctattaagtggaacctaatcaacaaaacaaacaagcaagcaaaatataaccagagacactaaaataaagaagtaactgacagtaatcagagggaaaggggaagggaaataatggggggaaaaagaaggatcatcaaggaacatgtatgaaggccCCATGGACAAAGAGAAAGGGAGTTAGGATCAAGAGTAGGAagcggggatgggtggggcagagggaggggtagAGGGGAAATAGGtgcaactgtacctgaacaacaataacaataaaggaaggaaggaaggaaggaaggaaggaaggaaggaaggaaggaaggaaggagagtaaATGTTGTCTGGGTCATTCAGAGGACATGTACAGCAACAAGCAGTGGCAGCAGCCATTATGTTGTTTTAAGTAAGTAATAAGCATAAACAATGAACTTTCTTGAAAAGGAGAGTTTGCAGTTGTagattcttcttttttccctgtccagTAATGTCCCCAAGACTCTCCTGCCTACCTTTGATGAGCTCTGGCCTGTATGCCTTGCGCAGCTGCTCCAGGAAGCTGTTGTAGAAATTCTCTGCCTGCTCCGTGGGCATTGCCAGGTGGAAGTCGGGCTTGTTGCCTTTGAGGACACACTGGAGGGTGAACTGGCTGACACATAACACCTCATACTGTTTGTCCATCACACTCTTCGACCAGTGCTTCCCACTCTCATCCTCAAACACACGTAAGTTTAAAATCTTTCGGACCCTAAGgagaaaaatagcaatgaaaaccACCTGTGGAATCATGAGCCCCCAAACATTCCACACCCTCCAAATGTTACCATTATCCTGCCAAACAAGAACATAATGCTGACTACATTGCTTACAGATAGTgttaccttgggcaagttactttccACTCTGTGCTTCCATTTTCTCATCCATAATAGGAGGCAATAATGATGCTACCTCCTGGGGTTGTTtaggaatttccttttttttcctttttttctttctttttttttcttttggtcagcCGTCCAATTCACAGCAACTGCCAGTGGGAACTGGAGCCCAGATGACAACCACCCACTATCTTCTCCTTGAAGTTGGGGTTACATCAAAACATGTATCCAATTCTAATTGTCTATAGAATAATTCAATCTTTATATTGGAATAAATTGTACCCCATTTTTACACCCCTTGTTGGAGCTACTCAAAATGAACAATTCAACAAATACCCTGGAGAAAACTTAGGGTAACTGCCAATATGCAAAAAGTTCTGGAGAAAGACAGCTTAACAACTATTTCACATGTTCCTTAAGTCCTAGAGATGCTTTCCCTATACATGTGAATGACAAGGGATAGCCACCTTTGGCAAGGAAGAAGGGTAGGTAACATTTATAagatcatattttaaaagcatgataAAGAATGACCTTCATGAAAGTTAAAATTCCACCTGTGGAGAGTCATCTTTTTGGATGTTGTTGAAGACATGTTCAATGGCTATAGAAATAGTAATTCACTGACTCTTTGTACTCACTGTGGTGGGCACTTTTCATCACCCTCCCTCCATAGCCAAGGTTTGTCTTGCATTGAGTCAAACCTCTCAACCACCAAGATAAGTATTAGCTCTCTGGAATATCAAAGCCATAAAGACATTCAGACCCAGAACCCCAATTTTTAACCACTACACCACTCTACTGTCTTGAGTATCCAGGGCAGTTATTAAAATGCCAACATCCCTAAAGTGGTAATGAACTATCCTTATCAGTCATCAGCACCTTAGCAGGAATTGGTTTCCAAGCCTGATTTTCAACCTAATACAAAAGGGACAACTGGGTGGGATTATACTCCGGCTCTGGATACCAAAGAGTAGAATAAACAGATCTGAGTATCCGAAGTAAGTGTGTCAAGTGGTGCTAGAGTAGGGGAAGGCACAAGTGGAGGTAAAACATGGGGAGGGAGAAGCTGCCCATACAAGACAGCCAGTCAAGCAACAGCGATGACAAACCCTGCTAATGTTAGTAAAGGGAGCACTGGTTGAGGTCAGGTAGCCTAGATTCTAATTTGGATTTGGGCTTTTAGATAAGTATGTACATGTAACTTTGAGAAAGtaattaacctctctgagatACATATCCTTATATGTACAATGAAGaactgagcattttaaaaatgtataaagagtaccagataatatttcttaaattaaaaagcagGCTTTGCAGACCTTTTTGGAAGAATGGTGCTGCCAGATGAGGATTAGActcctggtcaagatggaggtgtaggtaaacacaactCGCCTCCTTGGACAACTAGGGCAAAAATTACAACTTGACTACacaacaaatatcacccagaaacTCCAGAGAATCaggctgtgtggaagtccaacaaccaaggatttaaacaAGCCACAATCATCCaaacaggtgtgcttttctataaTAAGCCACACTAaaaagatagggagtcaaagcagttctacctaatacacagaaataaacataggaaagctgccaaaaggaggagacaaagaaacataggcaaaatgaaacaacagaacaaaattccagaaaaagaactaaatgaaatggttcaaaacagtggttaccaggatgctcaaggaactcattggatactccaacaacataaaaaagacacaggcagaaatgaaggttacattaagtgaaataaagaaaaatgcatagggaaTCAAcaatggaggggatgaagccaataatcaaatcaacaattcggaacacaaggaagaaaaaaatattcaatcaaaacagtaaaaagaaaaaagaattcaaagaaaggaTAGGCTCTCCAgacatcttcaaatgtaccaatatctaaatcataggggacctagaaggagaaaaggaagagcaataaattgaaattttatttgaaagaatagtgaaagaaaatttccctaatttggtgaaggaaatagacatacaagtccaggaagcacagagaataccAAAGAAGATGGACCAAGAAAGGAACACACCACgatacatcataatgaaaatgctaaaggttgaaaacaaagacagaatcttaaaagcagcaagagaaaagcagagagcgaactataaaggagttcccataagactgttgggagatttctcaaaagtaactttggaggctagaaggggctagaaagaagtattcaaagtgatgaaaagcaaggatctacaacctagattattccatccagcaaagctatcatttagaattgaagggcagataaagtgcttccctgacaaggtaaaactaaaggaaatcatcatcacctagcccttattataagaaatgttaaagggacttatttaagaaaaagaagatcaaaactatgaacattaaaatagcaataaattcacaactatcaacaactgaattttaaaaagaaaactaagtaaacaagcagaagagaaaaagaatcataggtatggagaccatttggaggattatcagttgggaagggggagaacaggggaaacagtgcagggattaagaggtaaaaaaatggtaggtataaaataggggaaagttaagaacaatataggaaaaggagtagccaaagaacttatatgcatgacccgcctgggaataaagaaggaaatcacCAGAGGGAAcaggggtgctggatggagggggcaaaggaagaaaaattgaaataattataatagcataatcaataaaatattttttaaaaaattaaaaaacagccctggctggtgtagctcagtggattgagcacgagctgtgaccaaagcatcgcaggttcgattcccagtcagggcacatgcctgggttgaaggccacagcccccagcaagcacacattgatgtttctctccctctctctccctctttctctctctctctctctctctctctctctctctctctctctctctccctcctttccctctctaaaaataaataaataaatctttaaaaaaaattaaaaaccaaattatTCATAAGAAAAGAGGCTTGTTTTTGCATTAAGAGAATGATTCGCAGATGCAGCAACAAATAGAGACACAAACTAATTGTACTCCAGCTCTGCTGCTCACTTAGTGGATGACGTTTAAcagattcttctttctcagtcttctcatctggaACACAGATGAGATAAACATACAACATCAAATGTCACAATGATAAAAGTTACATGGGCTTACTTTATAGGAACAAAATCCTATAGAAGTTcctactatgtgtgtgtgtatgtatatattacatataaccATCACATATCCCATTCAAAGAGCAATGACTTAGAAATCCACATCTTACATGTGCTCCAGTTCCTTATGAGTATCTTCCAGAGAAATGCCCAACAAAACACAGATGCCCTGTCCAATGGCACTTATCTGCTCTCCTCCAActagaaaggaaacaaaagggaaaagagattCAGAACCAAATAGGTACCATGAATGATAAAGGACTCTTAAATAATCAacaggaatatttaaaaatcatacatacTTCTTATAACTACTTTGCAAAGTCAGTAGGTACTCAAAAATGAAAGCAGTTATGTAAATTCAGTAAGATGATCATAGTTTATGTCCATTATTTTTAACATCTGAAATAAATGAGTTCTGAAATGAACAAACAGTAAGCAGAATTTTATGACCACATTTACATCTGTGTGATTTTAGGTAAGATACCAAAAACTTTCTATGAGGGGGTTTGCAATCTGCAAAAACAAGAGTTTTCCTGCCCAGAGAATCCAGCTTTGCTATATTAATTCTCAGGAGATGCCCATTTGTCTTGGAATCAGCATATCTGGTAAcatcacaaaatgaaaaacacttatgtcataaaaataaagaaattatttttctacttactgtagaaaagaaaaatatacacaaaaaccATGGTTTAAAAGTTAAGCTTCATtgtagacttctggccaagatggaggcataggtagacacactgcatCTCATCGCATAACCAAgttaaggacaacaacaatttagaaacagaataacaaccagaacggACAGacaattgaactgtatggaagtcagactaccaagaagttaaaataaacacattcatccagactggtaggaggggcggaggcaGGCAGCCTGGTGCGGGTCGTGGCACGGGGAGCAGACAGCATTGGGactgggtgtgtaaggcatctggggcacacaagaccgCAGTCGGTGGACCCTGAGCGTGCAaccagcagctggcagaccccagctgaggggtggcaaccagcggACTCAGCAAGGCGGCGTTTGTGAAGCAAGGCAGCGattatgaagcaaggcactgtgtgcaacccaggatcacagcactaggaaatagagcctcgggacactgattgaaaacacctgtggaagttcaGGCACACGGAgggactcccagcttcacaggagaggtccttggaaagtcccacagggtgcacaagcccactcacatgggaattggcaccagaggggcccagtttgctctggGGAAATGGcgaaagggactgaggtccaacagagggcagagcaagtgccattgttccctcttgaatcCCACCCCCATatatagcgtcacaacccagtgagtGGGGTGCCCTGCCATGTGAACGCCTAAGCCTGTGCCCCTCATAAGTAACAGGCCTGACCAGAgcaaaaggggggggggggggggaagatggctcaaacagaatttcAAGCCCCAGAATCAGTACttctaagcaaccaagagatagccaacctatcaaatgcacagttcaaagcactggtgatcaagatgctcacagaattggttgatttgggtcacacattggatgaaaaaatgaaggctacaattggctacaaatgaaggctacatttcatttattaagtgaaataaagaaaaatgcacagggaacaaatagtgatggaatgaaagctgggtctcacatcaatggagtggaccagaaggaagaaaaaaacatataattgaaaaataaagaaatgtgaattcaaaaaaatgaggacaggcttaggaacctccaggacatctttgaacaatccaacatccgaattataggggtaccagaaggagaagagaaagaggaacaagtggaaaacttacttgaacaaataataaaggagaacttccccagtctggtgaaggaaatagacttccagggagtctgggaagctcag carries:
- the DTD1 gene encoding D-aminoacyl-tRNA deacylase 1 isoform X2; translated protein: MKAVVQRVARASVTVGGEQISAIGQGICVLLGISLEDTHKELEHMVRKILNLRVFEDESGKHWSKSVMDKQYEVLCVSQFTLQCVLKGNKPDFHLAMPTEQAENFYNSFLEQLRKAYRPELIKDGKFGAYMQVHIQNDGPVTIELESPAPSAATSDPKQVHSVKLSTFSLQMSKEGLTRKESKFWFNEKHDLLGLSAPLLVQS
- the DTD1 gene encoding D-aminoacyl-tRNA deacylase 1 isoform X1 — protein: MKAVVQRVARASVTVGGEQISAIGQGICVLLGISLEDTHKELEHMVRKILNLRVFEDESGKHWSKSVMDKQYEVLCVSQFTLQCVLKGNKPDFHLAMPTEQAENFYNSFLEQLRKAYRPELIKDGKFGAYMQVHIQNDGPVTIELESPAPSAATSDPKQLSKLEKQQQRKEKTRAKGPSESSKERNVPRKEDRSASSGAEGDVSSEREP